One Dictyostelium discoideum AX4 chromosome 3 chromosome, whole genome shotgun sequence genomic region harbors:
- a CDS encoding centrosomal protein 44 kDa yields the protein MSGVALNSKTWGKSLIYHRKMMNAEYKNGMKRLSFLAEERHVQYREEYIQNVRDRIAKNKEHMDQQNKIIKDLNSRSNNRKNLISMGWESLKTQMAEEKKQRKENSKLIFEKTKLLQDRARREWLIEMNDKCTTWNKSPNELKYAKYRLLNKKVLERIPRGGNYVLDLHEQPNNNQIFESTDDYSGPLRSNTQRLAHILSKTGVADFDSILMKNNNKNNVDNNNINNIDNLEVDPSSPDYPEYLEFLKFNKQLEENRQKHIRDSNQGKSSLFHESLNSENVLKNYTSGIDYDHITDEILTFTDLSQDTDSHDFYREIEEEIHEEESRLREEARLVEEDAIEEEGAIEEDAIEDDYSVEDDYSVEEETEDHKN from the coding sequence aTGTCTGGAGTagcattaaattcaaaaacatggggtaaatcattaatttatcATAGAAAAATGATGAATGCAGAATATAAGAATGGTATGAAaagattatcatttttaGCAGAGGAACGTCATGTTCAATATAGAGAAGAGTATATTCAAAATGTTAGAGATAGAATcgcaaaaaataaagaacaCATGgatcaacaaaataaaatcatcaaGGATCTCAATAGTCGTTCAAACAATagaaagaatttaattagtATGGGTTGGGAATCATTAAAGACTCAAATGGCCgaagaaaagaaacaaaGAAAAGAGAACTCCAAATTAATCTTTGAAAAAACTAAACTACTTCAAGATAGAGCACGTCGTGAATGGTTGATTGAAATGAACGATAAATGCACCACATGGAATAAGTCACCAAACGAGTTGAAATATGCAAAATATCGTctcttaaataaaaaagtattagAACGTATTCCACGTGGTGGTAACTACGTATTGGATTTACATGAACAACCaaacaacaatcaaatcTTTGAATCCACTGACGACTATAGTGGTCCATTACGTTCAAATACTCAACGTTTGGCAcatattttatcaaaaactGGTGTTGCTGattttgattcaattttaatgaaaaataataataaaaataatgtagataataataatataaataatatagataATTTAGAAGTTGATCCATCTTCACCAGATTATCCAGAATATTTagaatttttgaaatttaataaacaacTTGAAGAAAATAGACAAAAACATATTCGTGATAGTAATCAAGGTAAATCCTCACTTTTCCATGAATCTCTCAACTCTGAAAATGTTCTCAAGAATTATACAAGTGGTATTGATTATGATCATATCACTGATGAAATTTTAACTTTCACTGATTTATCTCAAGATACTGATTCTCATGATTTCTATAGAGAAATTGAAGAAGAAATTCATGAAGAGGAATCTAGATTAAGAGAAGAAGCTAGACTAGTTGAAGAAGATGCAATTGAAGAAGAAGGTGCAATTGAAGAAGATGCAATTGAAGATGATTATTCAGTTGAAGATGATTATTCAGTTGAAGAAGAAACTGAAGAccataaaaattaa
- a CDS encoding short-chain dehydrogenase/reductase family protein (Similar to SDR), with the protein MTTITPCFIITGASSGIGEKLAKIYSERNINIVLAARSTDKLNKLALELKSINKFSNKYLVVSYDASKESDCKNLIEIVIKQFGRIDLLLLCAGVSYHNSFKDTTDLNVYRQMMDINYFGYMYTTYYALPYMIKQQQKQSTNNNNNSNNKPQIAVISSISGALGLPLRAGYCASKFAVNGFFQALRLEVQSYVDITLLLPTTVNTPMRSHSLGDPNEKKLIHFHGEDDSKKMTIDQCCEIVIAAIDGRKKKVAFPFSNFLASVLHPIFPNYIDKILLKKAGGTNLINSNSNSNNNNNNTLKSKL; encoded by the exons atgacaaCAATAACACCATGTTTTATTATAACAGGAGCAAGTTCAGGAATTGGTGAAAAGTTGGCAAAAATCTATTCAGaaagaaatattaatatagtTTTAGCAGCAAGAAGTacagataaattaaataaacttgcattagaattaaaatctataaataaattttcaaataaatatttagttGTATCATATGATGCATCAAAAGAATCTGATTGCAA aaatttaattgaaattgttattaaacaatttggaagaattgatttattattattatgtgcTGGTGTATCTTATcataattcatttaaagatACAACTGATTTAAATGTATATAGACAAATGATggatataaattattttggatACATGTATACAACTTATTATGCATTACCATATATgattaaacaacaacaaaaacaatcaactaataataataataatagtaataataaaccacAAATTGCAGTTATATCATCAATATCAGGAGCACTTGGATTACCATTGAGGGCAGGATATTGTGCATCGAAATTCGCAGTTAATGGATTCTTTCAAGCATTGAGATTAGAAGTACAATCATATGTGGatattacattattattaccaactaCAGTGAATACACCAATGAGATCTCATTCATTGGGTGATCcaaatgaaaagaaattaattcatttccATGGTGAGGATGATTCAAAGAAAATGACAATTGACCAATGTTGTGAAATTGTTATAGCTGCTATAGATggaagaaagaaaaaagtgGCTTTCCCATTTAGTAATTTCTTAGCTTCAGTTTTACATCCAATATTTCCAAAttatattgataaaattttattaaaaaaagctGGTGgtacaaatttaattaattcaaactcaaattcaaataataataataataatactttaaagtcaaaattgtaa